A segment of the Candidatus Poribacteria bacterium genome:
TGGGGACGACGGCTCGGCTGCCTGTCGGCATGAGATGCCTGGCTGGGTGTGCGGCACGATCACGCTCGACCGCATCGCCTGTGTGATCGTCGTGGCTGACCACGAACGGCCCGAACTCGCGCCGTCGCCGTCGGAGCTCGACGCGCTCGGCGACATCTACGCAGCCGCAGTCGAAGAATCGCTGCCGGTGCTGGTCTGCTGGTCGGAAGCCCCAGAAGCCGTAGGCGAGACCGATCTTGACCAACGCGCTCGGGCGCGAGCCCTGCGCGAGGCTCGCCGACACTCCGAGGCCGGTCTGGCATCGGTTCTGCTCGTCACCGAGTCGGATGGCGGGGAGGCGATCCCGCAGCACCTGCCTCGGACGGACGTCACGGTCGTCGAGAGCTCCCGGCCCGAGACGGTTCTCGACGACGTTCGGTACGCGGACCTCGCAGCTTCCAGGTTCGACGTCGCCCCACTTGTGCGGCGTCTTCTCGCCTTCGCAAGAGACTAGGCGCACCATGGCGACCGTCCGGCTGGTTGGCGTGACGAAGGAGTACGCCGGCGGCGTTGCCGCTGTCTGCGATGCGTCCTTCCAAGTTCAGGACCAGGAGTTCGTCGTCTTGGTCGGCCCGTCGGGGTGCGGCAAGTCGACGACGCTGCGCATCATCGCCGGTCTCGAAGACGCGACTCGTGGCGATGTCTTCATCGACGAGCGTCGTGTCAACGACGTGCCGCCGAAGGATCGGGACATCGCGATGGTCTTTCAGAACTACGCCCTCTATCCGCACATGACCTGCTTCCAGAATATGGCGTTCGGGCTCAAGCTGAGGCGCGTTCCCAAGGCTGAGATCGCCGAGCGAGTGCGCGAAGCGGCGGCGATTCTGGGCATCGAGCACCTGCTGGATCGCAAGCCGCGCGCTCTGTCGGGAGGCGAGCGCCAGCGGGTCGCCGTGGGGCGCGCCATCGTGAGACACCCGAAGGTGTTCCTCTTCGACGAGCCGTTGAGCAACCTCGACGCGAAGCTCCGCGTCCAGATGCGGGCGGAGATCAGCAAGCTGCATACGCGTCTCGCGGCGACGATGATCTACGTGACCCATGACCAGACCGAAGCGATGACGATGGGCGACCGCATCGTCGTCATGAACGAGGGCGTCATCCAGCAGATGGACGGACCGTTGCGGCTGTATGCGAGCCCAGCGAATCGGTTCGTCGCCGGATTCATCGGGAGCCCGGCGATGAACTTCGTGGAGGGCGAGCTGCTGCAGGATGGCACGCACCGCCAGTTCCGTGGAAAGGGGCTGGCTCTGCCGTTGGCGGAGCCCCATGCTGCCATGACCGCCCCTCGTCCTGACGGACCCGTCGTCCTGGGCATCCGTCCCGAACATGTCCGTGTCGGCGACGCCGGCGATTCACCCGCGATGCCGTGCCGGGTCGAGGTGGTGGAGCCGCTCGGAAGCGAGACGGTCGTCTACCTGTCCGCGGGCGAGACGACCTTGGTCGCCAAAGCGGAGGCGGAACGCACGCCGACCGTGGGCGCGACCGTCTCGGCTCGCATCGACATGGCGCGCGCTCACCTGTTCGATCCCGACTCGGGAACCAACCTGACCGCGTCGCTCTAGTCCGGCTCCGAGCACGACGAACGGCGCGCGTTACCGCGCGCCGCCGTTGGTTCGGTCCTGTCTGTCCGATCACCCCAGCAGAGCGGACAGAAGCCCGCCGATGCCAGCGAACTTGGCGATCAAGCCGGCGAAGACGATGGAGACCATCGACATCAGCTTGATCAAGATGTTCAGCGACGGACCCGACGTGTCCTTGAACGGGTCGCCCACCGTGTCGCCGACGACCGCCGCCTTATGGGCATCCGAGCCCTTGCCTCCGTGGTTGCCTTCCTCGATGTACTTCTTGGCGTTGTCCCAC
Coding sequences within it:
- the ugpC gene encoding sn-glycerol-3-phosphate ABC transporter ATP-binding protein UgpC; translated protein: MATVRLVGVTKEYAGGVAAVCDASFQVQDQEFVVLVGPSGCGKSTTLRIIAGLEDATRGDVFIDERRVNDVPPKDRDIAMVFQNYALYPHMTCFQNMAFGLKLRRVPKAEIAERVREAAAILGIEHLLDRKPRALSGGERQRVAVGRAIVRHPKVFLFDEPLSNLDAKLRVQMRAEISKLHTRLAATMIYVTHDQTEAMTMGDRIVVMNEGVIQQMDGPLRLYASPANRFVAGFIGSPAMNFVEGELLQDGTHRQFRGKGLALPLAEPHAAMTAPRPDGPVVLGIRPEHVRVGDAGDSPAMPCRVEVVEPLGSETVVYLSAGETTLVAKAEAERTPTVGATVSARIDMARAHLFDPDSGTNLTASL